CCGTTCGAAAGTTCGGCAGCCAAGAAGATCAGGCTATTGCAAGCACAAAGTACAAAATCAAGGGGTAGATTAGGGAAAGCAACTAAATACGAAAATGTCATATATACAATACCCCCACctcatgaagttggatgaTAGATGCCATAGTGATAGAGACTGTAGGTGTAGATGTTGTACAACTGCTTCAATCATAAGGTAGAAGTGATTTTTTTTTATTTACAAAGAGGCCAAATAAGAAATAAAATAAACTTCAATCTGCATCAGTAGAACAAACAAATCACAAGGTTACAAAAAATAACGTAAAGAAACAAGATTTACTATAGTTAAAGTTCTGGAAAGTAAGCAAAGTCTCAGATGCATCACCTctaaaatttttcagtaACAGCCTAGAACCCCGTCTAACCAAGAAATAATATTTTTGCAAAAACAAAGTATAAGGTAATCTAGTGGAGTTGACTAAATGGTATTCCATAGGATGATTCAGCAGCTGACATGTATGCACGTTTCACAGAAGGGAAGATGCATGGCAGCATATGATGCGCTTGTGAATAGTGATGCAAGGAGAACTTGATACGTGTTAGGGGCCCGGAGGGGGCGATGACTGCAGTTTTCGGAAATGGTCAGTTTATCATTAGGATTTGGAGCAAGCTACAAAAACCCCAATTGCATGGGGTCGCATAGAGAAGGGCGGCTAAATGGAAACAACCTACCGTTAATTTAAGCGTTTGTACATATACTAAGGGAAGTTGAGCGAATCTTGCTGTAAACTTGTTACGTAACATGAAATTTAACGCAAGTTTCATTTAAACAATTTAAAAATTTCAGATTTAGTGGGTGCATATTTTAACCGTGTAATTGAGGCAGCTTTTCTAACGATATTTTTTTACCACTGTCGTGCTAATGGAATGGGATGAAGTACCCGCAAGGCGGGGGAGAGATGAATCGtggaaaaaatcaaaaaaaaacaaaCTCTAGTTGCAGGACCGATAGTTACAGCGATCAGCAGCGACGGGGAACAATAGACTCGCTTATAGGCGCGAATAAAATCGAACAATTGCTATGCTCGTACTAACAAGGAACAATAATGTTTAATTAGACCAGATTTAGAGTCTTAAATCCTGTGCGGTTCAGATTGAACTGAAATAGCGTTGGAGCAATAATGGGTGCATACTTGAAACGGGGGGCTGATACTGGGAATTGATTTTAAATAAGTtaaaatctttgaattAAAATAAACTTATAATAATAAATAGAATCAATTTGAAACAGAAAAGGCGAAACCTTATGATGACTGCTGTACTTTTATTTTTTTCATTCAACTATTTTTTGTCACCAGCATTCACGCGTGACGTACATTAAATTAACGTGCTTATTCATCAATTATCGCAGCAGCAATTGTTCTGAATTCTGGATGcatctttggtgattgtCTCAATCGGCAATGCAGCTAAATGGATCACCAATATTTTTAAAGCAGGCAATTTATATCCACCCTTCTCTCGTAAGTGTAATCAGATAGAAACCTagaaaagaagtttgcaAGGACGAATCACAATGGGTTTTCTGCTTACCGTTTGAGGAGGAACAACAGAGTGAGGGGTACTAGAATCCATTTCGGATGAGAGTCAGACGTTTTATGTGGTTCTGAAATATGGATGTTTCAGAAGGGCAGCTAGGAGCGAAAAAAAAACCCGGAAAAAATCATTTCCGACAGGTAATGCTGCAAAAGAAAATTGGCTCGACTCCTGGAACTCCTCACTACAAAGGCGGCCTGCACCCAAAACTACAGTACCACGCTTCTCCACAGCTACTAATATTAGTGCTTTAAGACTTACGACTTTCTAAACACGTCCTGTATACCACCCTCATGAACTCAATTAAAATATATGTATTTTCTTAATGCTAATTTTCTCGGTCCGCTGCGCTATAAGACATCTGTACCCTGTTACCCACAATAGAATTAGTCCTAATGGTTACCATTATGGCGACATGTCCACCCTCATATTCAGATGAATTCAATGATGCGTAAACCCTGCACCCCTGTCCTCAACCCAAAGCTTAGGAGATAAGACAAACGGTGTCCTCCGATGGCCGCCGTGATTCttcatttttttttttatttGTTATTTTTAATATTTTCGTCCTAGAGCTTAATTTCACCTTTGGATTTTTTTTATATAATAATAAATTTCAATAAATTCACCTATAATTTTAGGCTTTtgtcaccttcaacaaaccTTCTTTCCATTTATATTCACATTCTTTTGGAGATAGTTTACAGAAAAACCCCTATCTCTTCTAATTATCAGGCTTTTTTTATTATAAACTATTGGGGTACTCCTTAATATGCATTGGTTACTATGAACAATAATGACCAACCATCCTCCAAAGAGAACCATCATTTTTCCATCAATTCTATTTTGAACCTGTCATCACGAGACGGAATTCCCCCCCTAATGCCATCCCAGTCCCTGGTACCTGACCTGACCGAGTCCAGCGTTGTAGGGACCCCTGTGCCCCAACAGTCAGTGAAATCCGACGTTGATCAATCAcatgaagaagatgctcCACAAAGACCCACCAATGACTCTCCCGAGACTTCCCCTAAAAGGCTGGCCCCCctggaagatgaagcaCTGGAGCCTAAAGCAGACATTCCCCATCAACACAAACGACAACTTCTGAGTCCCAGGGCAGACTCAGAAGCGTTCTACGACGAGTCCAAACCCAATCGCCGATTCAGGCGTCGGTACAATCAGATTGTACGTAAATTTTCCTGTTCTTTCCCCGGGTGCAACAAGAGCTACGGGCTGTTGAACCACTTGAACACGCATATTGTCACCAAAAAACATGGGCAGCGCAAGAGCAAAAGTGACTTTCAGAGTGATGATATGCAGAGCTCTCTTGACTATAACGGCAATTACTGGTATGGCTACGTGCCAGGGGTGGGCATGAATTTGCGGTATCCATATGTGTACTATCCATACCAGGTGCCACGACAGCAGGGCCAGGGTCCTGCAGAGGCGGCGATGTTTCTGCCGGGGGTGCCATGGGGAATAGGCGCGCCGCCGCCAGGATTCACCGCCCCGGTCCCAGGATCGGCGCCAGGACCGGGACCCGCCCCGGCCCCGGCCCACACAGCCGACTCTCTGGGATCTACACCTATGACTGTGCCTGTGCTGGTACCTGTTCCTCCACTTTCATCCATGGTGCCACCTCCAGCGCACCGCCTGCATCCGAGCATCGGTTCTGTTCCCTCTCAGGCCCATCATGGCTCCCAGGGAGTTCGCTCCTCGTCTCAGTCGccagcaccaccaccccAGCACTTGCACAAGCTTCCGCAGCCCCAGCACCACTTTTCGCACCAGCCACAGTTCCACCAGGTCCACCAGCCGCCGCCATCTCACAAACCGCCGCACCCTCAGCACCAGTACCAGTACGGCCCAGCACCCAACCAGTACTTGCATATCAATCCTCAGCACCAGCCACATCCACTTCCACGGCCGAACTTTGCTCCCCACAGCCTCGGCAGTCCGCACCCACCACCACGGCTCCGCCCGCTCCCTGTGTCACTGGAGCTTCCTTCCTTCCAACCCCGACATGAAAAGTCTCCCGAGCAGCCCAAGTAATCATAACTATCTCCCCCACCACCTCAAATCACTTATAACTTCCACCcccacctccacctccaccacatGGCCATGTGACCTAATTTCTCAGGACCATGCCCTTTGACTCATCTCCCTTACCAATCTTCATATAAACTGAGGTCGCTCCTCTGTGATCTGACTATTCGGGTACTGAAGCAATTCACCCCTAAAATGGCGTCCAGTTCCTTCAAATAGTTCTGACGAATTTCCCTGTACTATACACTAGCTACTTTTATTTAGACAAACTTGTAATATAACGATTAGATCCAAAGTCGCGAAATGTTGGTGATAGTTTTTCCAccacttcatcaactttaTGAGTGATTTGGATACCGCCACACTGCCTTCAGAGCGCGGCGAGCCAGATGGCCAACACCCCAAGATAGAAACCACTGGACATGATACAGATGTAGAATCAGAGGTCAAGAACCCTTCAGATTCGCCTGAAATCGATGGCACTTCCACCAATCCTGCTCCTGAATCCATCGATTCAAGTCAACTCGATagaaaaccaaagaaaaagaggCTTACGCTACAGGAGAGATTGGCTTTGGCCACCAAGAGTAAAGAGGCCTCAAAAAGGCTGGACAAAAAGCCGGCAGAGGTGGTCCGTCTAGATTATGTACtgactccagaatcaaTACCTGCCAGCACCACTCCTGAACCTGCATTCTCCGAGACTACAACCCCCTATGCCCGAAGTCCCGAACCTCAGTCGGTGGTTAgtgaagagttgaacacTTTAAAGAAGGAAAACGAACGATTAAAGGTAGAAATCGCCAAATTGCACCGGAGCAGTGCCAGTGAAGAGTTAACCAGAAAGGACGAGTTAATAaaccagttgatgaaagaaGGCGAGCAGTTGTCCATTaaagagttgaagttgaacgagaccatcaagaaactcaagaCTCTCAACTTGGACTACGAAACCGTCATCGAGgagttcaacaccaaaaacgAGGAAAATGCCAGTATTATCAGCGAAATCGACGAGATATTAAGACGGTATAAGATCAAGGATCTCGACGAGTTGGGTCAGAATATAAAGGAATACAAGAGGGTCAAGGCAGAAAATATCGAGTCCAAATTGAAGCAATCAGAATCACAAATCGATCAGGAAACCAAATTAAAGAACgagaaaatcaaagaagcaaacgacttgaaaatcCAATTGGACTTGGTCAAGCAGAGCCACCAGATCGAGTTGAATGCCACGGACGAAATAGTTAGTAACTTGAAATTTGAGATCAAAAAACTCAATCTGTTGAATGCTCAGGAGATCATGCGATTGGAGAACAAGATCGAAActttgatcttggaaaaTGAAGACAGTGGAATCTCAAAGAAGAATGGAACCAGATCAGGCGACTACgaaaagttgttcaagagcTATTCTAACTTGCAAAACGAAATCTTGAACTCCAGGTCCAATTGGGAGCTTATTgagatcaacttgaactccaaaATAAATGAACTAAATACCAAGGTAGACAACTTAAAGAAAGATAAactcaacttgatcaacgaaaacaaaaacttgagGTTCAAAATGAACGAGTACGACTTGAGGTTGAATCAACAGTCCGATGAACTCATCAAGTATAAGTCTGGAGTCACCAAGcatcagcagcaacagGACCAATTCACGTCCGAAAAGAAATCACTCTACGAAAAGCTTGAGAAAATGAACCAGATATTCAACAACGAGAAGTTGGCTCTCACCAGCAGAATTAAAGAGCTACAGTTACAAATCGAAGAAATGGAAGAAGCACGAGACGAAAAGGATCAAATAATAAACCAATCAATGGGCATAGCCGATCATATTGATCCTCCTCACATTTCCATGGACAGCTCACTTTATCATACCAACAATTACTCTTCGCAGTCCCTTACGTCGTTCGATTTTGAGGAAAGCTCCAATATCCAAAACTCTTCCATGTTGGTTTCTAATCAGCCCAGCTCTTTCCAGTTAATAAATAA
The sequence above is drawn from the Yamadazyma tenuis chromosome 3, complete sequence genome and encodes:
- a CDS encoding uncharacterized protein (EggNog:ENOG503NU9H; COG:S), whose product is MNNNDQPSSKENHHFSINSILNSSSRDGIPPLMPSQSSVPDSTESSVVGTPVPQQSVKSDVDQSHEEDAPQRPTNDSPETSPKRSAPSEDEASEPKADIPHQHKRQLSSPRADSEAFYDESKPNRRFRRRYNQIVRKFSCSFPGCNKSYGSLNHLNTHIVTKKHGQRKSKSDFQSDDMQSSLDYNGNYWYGYVPGSPEQPK